In a single window of the Hoyosella subflava DQS3-9A1 genome:
- a CDS encoding D-2-hydroxyacid dehydrogenase, translated as MGSYGVNVTENLVVTVLHGDAKPDEDLLAPVSEHATLRFADESDLSDALPGTNVLFAYDFFSHALPDNWLAADSLEWIHIASAGVERFIFPELRDSEVVVTNSRGVFDSTIAEYVLGQVISFAKDFPGSWRLQQQREWKHRDSQRVGGRTALVVGTGPIGRAVARLLTAAGMQVTGSGRRARENDPDFGTVTAQEDLHDALSAADFVVAIAPSTPQTHHMFDAAAFRAMKSTARFINVARGDLTVTDDLVSALESGTIAGAALDVTDPEPLPADHPLWRAPNVLITPHHAGDVTGWRDDLTHLFARNFQRWMAGKTLLNIVDKERGYVPG; from the coding sequence ATGGGCTCCTACGGTGTCAACGTGACCGAGAACCTAGTTGTTACGGTCCTCCACGGCGACGCCAAACCGGACGAGGACCTCCTCGCCCCCGTCTCCGAGCACGCTACTCTCCGTTTCGCAGATGAGTCGGATCTTTCAGACGCTCTACCAGGCACAAACGTGCTGTTCGCGTACGATTTTTTCAGTCACGCGCTGCCCGATAACTGGTTGGCAGCCGACTCACTCGAGTGGATTCACATCGCTTCGGCCGGTGTGGAACGCTTCATATTTCCCGAACTCCGGGACAGCGAAGTCGTCGTCACCAATTCGCGTGGCGTGTTCGACAGCACGATCGCCGAATACGTACTTGGCCAAGTAATTTCATTCGCGAAGGACTTTCCAGGATCCTGGCGTTTGCAGCAGCAGCGAGAGTGGAAGCACCGCGATTCTCAGCGCGTCGGCGGTCGTACGGCCCTTGTTGTCGGAACTGGGCCGATCGGCAGGGCTGTCGCGCGGCTTCTCACCGCAGCGGGCATGCAAGTCACCGGGTCCGGCCGCCGCGCCCGAGAGAACGACCCCGACTTCGGCACGGTCACCGCGCAAGAAGATCTGCACGATGCACTCAGTGCGGCAGACTTCGTCGTCGCCATCGCCCCCAGCACACCGCAAACCCACCACATGTTCGACGCAGCCGCCTTCCGTGCGATGAAGTCCACTGCCCGGTTCATCAACGTTGCCCGGGGCGACCTGACTGTCACCGACGACCTCGTGTCCGCGCTCGAGTCGGGCACCATAGCTGGGGCCGCACTCGACGTCACTGATCCGGAGCCTCTCCCCGCAGATCACCCGCTATGGCGCGCACCCAATGTGCTGATCACCCCCCATCACGCCGGCGACGTGACAGGCTGGCGTGACGATCTCACTCACCTTTTCGCCCGGAACTTCCAGCGGTGGATGGCGGGAAAAACGTTGCTGAACATCGTCGACAAAGAGCGTGGCTACGTCCCGGGTTAA
- a CDS encoding amidase: MNPTEITSMTAVDLVTGYTSGALSPVEATQAVLDAIDTRDGDINAFCLVDPERALAQARLSQKRYQNGHVKGLLDGVPISIKDIFLTKGWPTLRGSQCIDPNQEWTVDSPISARLREDGMIFVGKTTTPEIAWKATTDSPLTGITRNPVDTTKTAGGSSGGSAAAVAAGLGPCSVGTDGGGSIRIPASFCGIVGFKPTHGRVPMFPASPFGPLAHGGPMARTVEDTALLLDIMSLPDYRDPTSLGPIFTTYRGQMNRDVRGLGVAYSKNLGYVQVDPEVGEIVDRAVRKIDEAGVPVTEADPGFSDPLEAFELLWATGAAALLAGFPEGSREKVEAGLRQVWEKGDSHSAVEYLEARAVAAQLGITMGKFHTVHNLLLTPTMPITAFEAGHDVPPESGLQSWPQWTQFSYPFNMTQQPAISIPVGTTRAGMPVGLQIVGPRHSDDLVLAVARYAEHVLS; the protein is encoded by the coding sequence ATGAATCCCACCGAGATCACTTCGATGACGGCGGTCGATCTCGTCACTGGCTACACCTCTGGGGCGCTTTCCCCTGTGGAAGCGACCCAGGCTGTCCTCGATGCGATTGACACCCGGGACGGTGATATCAACGCGTTCTGCCTCGTCGACCCGGAGCGTGCCCTCGCGCAAGCCCGCCTATCCCAGAAGCGCTATCAAAACGGACATGTCAAAGGCCTGCTCGATGGTGTCCCCATCTCGATCAAGGACATTTTCCTGACCAAAGGCTGGCCGACGCTGCGCGGGTCGCAGTGCATTGACCCGAATCAGGAGTGGACCGTTGACAGCCCCATTAGCGCTCGTCTGCGCGAAGACGGGATGATCTTTGTCGGAAAAACCACAACTCCAGAGATCGCCTGGAAGGCGACAACTGACAGTCCGCTGACGGGCATCACCCGCAACCCGGTCGACACGACGAAAACCGCTGGCGGGTCATCAGGAGGCAGCGCAGCTGCTGTAGCAGCGGGGCTCGGTCCGTGCTCGGTCGGAACCGATGGCGGGGGCAGCATCCGGATCCCGGCCTCCTTCTGCGGCATCGTGGGCTTCAAGCCGACCCACGGCCGTGTCCCAATGTTCCCGGCCAGCCCATTCGGCCCTCTCGCGCACGGCGGTCCCATGGCACGCACAGTCGAAGACACTGCACTGCTGCTCGACATCATGTCGTTGCCCGACTACCGCGATCCCACATCCCTCGGCCCGATCTTCACGACGTACCGCGGGCAGATGAACCGCGATGTACGCGGCCTCGGCGTCGCTTATTCGAAAAACTTGGGGTATGTGCAGGTCGACCCTGAGGTCGGAGAGATAGTGGACCGTGCTGTCCGCAAAATCGATGAGGCCGGCGTTCCAGTCACCGAGGCCGACCCAGGTTTCAGCGACCCACTCGAAGCGTTCGAACTGCTTTGGGCCACAGGGGCGGCCGCCTTGCTCGCCGGCTTCCCCGAAGGTTCGCGCGAGAAGGTCGAAGCTGGGCTTCGCCAGGTCTGGGAGAAAGGCGATTCCCACTCAGCTGTCGAGTATCTCGAAGCGCGTGCGGTTGCGGCGCAGCTGGGGATCACCATGGGCAAATTCCACACCGTGCACAACTTGCTGCTGACCCCAACGATGCCGATCACCGCCTTCGAAGCGGGCCACGATGTCCCACCAGAAAGCGGACTGCAGAGCTGGCCGCAATGGACACAGTTCAGCTATCCCTTCAACATGACGCAACAACCCGCGATCAGCATCCCTGTCGGCACCACGAGGGCAGGCATGCCGGTTGGCCTTCAAATCGTGGGTCCACGACACTCCGATGACCTTGTGCTTGCTGTTGCGAGATACGCGGAGCATGTGTTGAGCTGA
- a CDS encoding FABP family protein: MLAPLGDLAEFAGRWVGVGEGHYPTIDSFSYREEIEFSPSGKPFLAYRSRTWNAVTGQPMHTECGYLRQTASGFTELLVSQPIGLGEIYRARLEDGSLDFETATPTRSPEAKPVHEIRRRVVRRGDLLTYDMWMAHAETPLTHHLHAELRRATAS, encoded by the coding sequence ATGCTTGCACCGCTTGGAGACCTCGCTGAATTCGCTGGCCGCTGGGTTGGAGTAGGTGAAGGCCACTACCCCACGATCGACAGCTTCAGCTATCGCGAAGAAATCGAGTTCAGCCCCAGCGGGAAGCCCTTCCTCGCCTATCGGTCACGCACGTGGAACGCGGTCACCGGGCAACCGATGCACACTGAGTGCGGTTACCTCCGTCAGACGGCAAGTGGCTTCACTGAGTTGCTCGTCAGCCAGCCGATCGGACTGGGCGAAATCTATCGCGCTCGCCTCGAGGACGGCAGCCTCGACTTCGAGACGGCAACGCCGACACGCTCGCCGGAGGCGAAACCAGTGCACGAGATCCGCCGCAGGGTTGTCCGGCGCGGTGATCTTCTCACTTATGACATGTGGATGGCGCACGCGGAGACGCCGCTCACCCACCACCTTCACGCCGAACTTCGGCGCGCCACCGCAAGCTAG
- a CDS encoding acyl-CoA dehydrogenase, protein MGHYISNTRDLEFNLFESLNLDEVLSTGEFGDLDGETVRIILTEARRLAEGPVAEPFAEADRNPPEFDPEAHTVRLSESLKKAVRVWAEAGYYRLGLDEAVGGEPAPLMLSWAIRELILGAQPVAYMYHSGPKAAEILYGIGNEQQKRWAQLAAERGWSATMVLTEPDAGSDVGAGRAKATEQADGTWHIEGVKRFITSADVDDLAENIMHLVLARPTGAGPGTKGLSLFFVPKFLFDAETGEPGERNGVFVTNVEHKMGIKASATCELTFGGHGVPARGWLVGDVHNGIAQMFRVIEEARMMVGTKAIATLSTGYLNALSYAKQRVQGADMVEMTNKDAPRVSTMRHPDVRRSLMMQKAYAEGLRAVYLYTAAHQDTAVARIVSGAEPEMAARVNDLLLPIVKGVGSERAYQLLTDSLQTLGGSGFLQDYPIEQYIRDSKIDSLYEGTTAIQSLDFFFRKIARDQGGALGHLAGEITKFLEKPEADERLAEGRALLKSALEDVQAVLATLFGHLMGAQKEPAELYKIGLGSVRLLLAVGDLIIGWQLLRHAEIALGKLSAIADGGSSDIAFYQGKVASALFFARNVLPGISATRAALTNIDASIMELDEAAF, encoded by the coding sequence ATGGGCCACTACATCAGCAATACACGCGACCTCGAGTTCAACCTTTTTGAGTCGCTGAATCTCGATGAGGTGCTGTCCACAGGTGAGTTCGGCGATCTGGATGGCGAAACCGTCCGGATAATTCTCACCGAGGCGCGCCGGCTGGCTGAGGGCCCGGTCGCTGAGCCGTTCGCCGAAGCTGACAGAAATCCGCCCGAGTTCGATCCTGAAGCCCACACCGTGCGGCTTTCAGAATCACTCAAAAAAGCCGTGCGAGTGTGGGCAGAAGCGGGCTACTACCGGTTGGGGCTCGACGAAGCCGTTGGGGGAGAGCCCGCCCCTCTGATGCTTTCCTGGGCCATCCGGGAACTGATCCTGGGTGCTCAGCCGGTCGCCTACATGTATCACTCGGGACCGAAAGCTGCGGAAATCCTGTACGGCATCGGCAACGAACAACAGAAACGCTGGGCGCAGCTCGCCGCGGAGCGCGGCTGGAGCGCGACGATGGTTCTTACCGAACCAGACGCAGGTTCTGATGTTGGGGCGGGACGAGCGAAAGCGACCGAGCAGGCGGATGGCACCTGGCACATCGAAGGTGTGAAGCGGTTCATCACCTCGGCTGACGTCGACGACCTCGCTGAAAACATCATGCATCTCGTTCTGGCACGGCCGACGGGTGCGGGCCCCGGCACAAAGGGTCTCAGCCTATTCTTCGTGCCGAAGTTCTTGTTCGACGCGGAAACTGGCGAGCCGGGAGAGCGGAACGGTGTGTTCGTTACGAACGTCGAACACAAAATGGGAATCAAAGCATCTGCGACGTGTGAGCTGACTTTCGGTGGCCATGGGGTCCCAGCTCGAGGCTGGCTCGTCGGAGATGTCCACAACGGCATCGCCCAGATGTTCCGCGTGATCGAAGAGGCACGAATGATGGTGGGCACTAAAGCCATCGCGACGCTTTCGACGGGGTACCTGAATGCCCTGTCCTATGCGAAGCAGCGTGTGCAGGGCGCGGATATGGTGGAAATGACAAACAAGGACGCGCCACGTGTCTCCACGATGCGGCATCCCGACGTGCGCCGGTCGCTCATGATGCAGAAGGCCTATGCCGAGGGCTTGCGGGCCGTCTACCTCTACACAGCTGCGCACCAGGACACCGCTGTAGCGCGGATCGTGTCAGGTGCCGAGCCGGAAATGGCCGCACGGGTGAACGACCTGCTCCTTCCCATTGTGAAGGGCGTGGGATCAGAGCGCGCCTACCAGCTGCTCACCGACTCGCTTCAGACGCTCGGTGGTTCCGGCTTCCTGCAGGACTACCCGATTGAGCAGTACATTCGTGACTCGAAGATCGACTCCCTTTATGAAGGGACCACGGCTATCCAGTCGCTCGATTTCTTCTTCCGGAAAATTGCCCGCGACCAGGGCGGTGCGCTCGGCCACCTAGCTGGTGAGATCACGAAATTCCTGGAGAAGCCAGAGGCGGACGAGCGCCTCGCCGAAGGCAGGGCGCTGCTGAAATCAGCTCTCGAAGATGTCCAGGCCGTCCTCGCCACCTTGTTTGGGCACCTTATGGGCGCCCAGAAGGAGCCTGCCGAGCTGTACAAGATCGGGCTGGGCTCCGTGCGACTCCTGCTGGCCGTCGGTGACCTGATTATTGGCTGGCAGTTGCTTCGTCACGCGGAAATTGCGCTGGGTAAGCTCAGTGCAATTGCTGACGGCGGCAGCTCGGACATTGCTTTCTACCAGGGCAAGGTTGCTAGCGCGTTGTTCTTCGCTCGCAACGTGCTCCCGGGCATCTCCGCGACTCGCGCAGCACTCACGAACATCGACGCTTCCATCATGGAACTGGACGAAGCAGCTTTCTGA
- a CDS encoding ABC transporter ATP-binding protein, producing the protein MATAITVRALTVHRGGRPIFDSLTFTVEAGTVTGLLGPSGSGKTTLIRSVVGVQITKSGSVEVLGEPAGSPSLRSRVRYVTQEPSIYSDLTIAENVGYFATLYGCTKPEAERAIAAVHLDTLPRKQLVRDLSGGQRTRVTLACALVGAPEVLVLDEPTVGLDPVLREDLWRMFHRIADDGTSILISSHVMDEARRCDRLLFMRDGRLIADDTPADIRTRTGQDDLEDAFLALASHT; encoded by the coding sequence ATGGCAACTGCAATCACTGTCCGGGCCCTCACCGTGCATCGCGGCGGGCGCCCCATATTTGATTCCCTGACCTTCACGGTGGAAGCCGGCACCGTCACCGGACTCCTCGGTCCCAGCGGAAGCGGCAAGACGACGCTCATACGCAGCGTCGTCGGCGTCCAGATCACCAAGTCGGGCTCGGTAGAAGTCCTGGGTGAGCCCGCCGGATCACCCTCTCTCCGGAGCAGGGTCCGCTACGTCACGCAGGAACCGAGCATCTACAGCGATCTCACCATCGCGGAGAACGTGGGGTACTTCGCCACCCTCTACGGATGCACCAAACCCGAAGCTGAGCGAGCGATCGCCGCAGTGCACCTCGACACACTCCCCCGCAAGCAACTCGTCCGGGACCTCTCAGGCGGACAGCGGACCCGCGTCACCCTCGCATGCGCACTGGTAGGTGCACCTGAGGTTCTGGTCCTCGATGAGCCCACGGTCGGCCTCGATCCTGTACTGCGCGAGGACCTGTGGCGAATGTTCCATCGCATCGCCGATGATGGGACCAGCATTCTCATTTCGAGTCACGTGATGGACGAGGCCCGCCGGTGTGACCGCTTGCTCTTCATGCGGGACGGCCGCCTTATTGCCGATGACACGCCAGCCGATATCCGCACCCGCACAGGCCAAGATGACCTCGAGGACGCATTCCTCGCGCTCGCCTCCCACACGTGA
- a CDS encoding ABC transporter permease, protein MNRQILLATAARTLRQLSRDHRTVAMILFLPSFLLTILYYMYRDNPLLFQSIATIMLGILPFVVMFLITSIAMLRERTSGTLERLMASPLNKLDLLFGYGVAFGLAAAGQALVTITVVYWAFDVRPTAGVFLVVVIALVNAALGVALGLFTSAFARTEFQAVQFMPLVAMPQILLCGLFVPRDQMAVVLQGISDALPLTYGVEALQEIASATPSYTTIWSNAGLVAAVSALSLALAAATLRRRTP, encoded by the coding sequence ATGAACCGCCAGATTCTGCTCGCCACCGCCGCTCGCACCCTGCGCCAACTCAGCCGGGACCACCGGACAGTGGCGATGATCCTTTTCCTTCCCAGCTTCCTGCTGACGATCTTGTACTACATGTATCGCGACAATCCCCTACTGTTTCAGAGCATTGCGACGATCATGCTGGGCATCTTGCCGTTCGTCGTCATGTTCCTCATCACCAGCATCGCCATGCTGCGCGAAAGGACGAGCGGCACGCTCGAGCGACTGATGGCGTCACCGCTCAACAAACTCGATTTACTCTTCGGCTATGGTGTCGCTTTCGGGCTCGCTGCTGCTGGCCAGGCGCTAGTCACCATCACCGTTGTCTATTGGGCTTTCGACGTCAGACCGACCGCCGGAGTGTTTCTCGTGGTCGTCATCGCACTGGTAAACGCCGCACTCGGAGTTGCCCTCGGACTGTTCACCAGCGCATTCGCCCGAACCGAGTTCCAAGCGGTGCAGTTCATGCCCCTCGTTGCCATGCCGCAGATACTTCTTTGTGGACTATTCGTTCCCCGCGACCAGATGGCTGTCGTCCTGCAAGGAATCAGTGACGCTCTGCCGTTGACCTACGGCGTCGAGGCATTGCAGGAGATTGCCAGCGCGACACCGTCGTACACCACAATCTGGAGCAACGCCGGTCTCGTCGCCGCTGTCTCCGCACTCTCCCTCGCTCTTGCGGCTGCGACACTGCGCCGGAGAACCCCCTAA
- a CDS encoding TetR/AcrR family transcriptional regulator produces MANAPRGRRPGDPSETRETIVSAARAMFAKHGFDKASVRKIAAEAGVDPALINHHFGSKQKLFVAAMRAPVNPVEVVQRLAAEGPDKLGFRIAETFVSVWDSPAGSGLAQAMRGALAQDGMTVAMREFVTHQILPAIASALDAPAPEKRVRASLVASQLIGLAVTRYILRIEPLASASPEAVVGSIGPVLQGYLTGSAVATIELGPGIVQPE; encoded by the coding sequence GTGGCCAACGCTCCCCGCGGCCGCAGGCCAGGCGATCCGAGCGAGACCAGGGAAACGATCGTGTCAGCCGCGCGGGCAATGTTCGCGAAGCACGGGTTCGACAAGGCAAGCGTGCGGAAGATCGCTGCTGAAGCTGGTGTTGACCCAGCACTCATCAATCACCACTTCGGGAGTAAGCAGAAGCTCTTTGTTGCGGCGATGCGGGCACCCGTGAACCCAGTAGAGGTCGTTCAGCGGCTCGCGGCGGAAGGGCCGGACAAACTGGGGTTCCGGATCGCTGAAACATTTGTCAGCGTTTGGGATTCACCCGCTGGTTCCGGTCTCGCACAGGCGATGCGCGGAGCCCTCGCTCAGGACGGCATGACAGTCGCGATGCGCGAGTTTGTGACACACCAGATTCTGCCCGCGATTGCCTCAGCGCTCGATGCGCCGGCCCCTGAGAAAAGGGTCCGGGCAAGTCTCGTCGCGTCACAGCTCATCGGCCTCGCTGTCACTCGCTACATCCTCCGGATTGAACCGCTCGCCTCAGCATCGCCGGAGGCAGTAGTTGGCAGCATCGGCCCTGTACTGCAGGGCTATCTCACCGGCAGCGCAGTGGCTACCATTGAGTTGGGACCTGGAATTGTCCAGCCGGAATAG
- a CDS encoding aspartate aminotransferase family protein, with translation MTRISPLLKQATPVTVDHGEGCYLYGTDGRRYLDFTAGIGVTSTGHCHPRVVEAARAQVGSLIHGQYTTVMHKPMLELVEKLGEVLPEGLDSLFFSNSGSEAVEAALRLARQATGRPNVIVFHGGFHGRTVAAASMTTSGTRFSAGFSPLMAGVHVAPFPTAFRWGWSEEEATDFALRELDYLFATISSPKETAAFIVEPVLGEGGYVPGNTRFFQGLRERADQHGIVLILDEIQTGFGRTGKFFGHQHFDIKPDVITIAKGLASGFPLSGIAAPEALMAKAWPGSQGGTYGGNAVACAAAVATIDVIRDEGLVDNAAQRGTQLLHGAANLATKAIGDTRGLGLLVGSEFVDENGKPDGTKAAAAQQLAGKKGLLLLMCGAYMNTVRMIPPLIVTSEQIDEGLSIWEEVLAEI, from the coding sequence GTGACACGGATATCTCCACTCCTCAAGCAAGCGACCCCGGTCACCGTCGATCACGGCGAGGGCTGCTACCTATACGGCACCGACGGACGGCGATACCTCGACTTCACCGCGGGTATCGGAGTCACGAGTACCGGACACTGCCACCCACGCGTCGTCGAGGCCGCGCGCGCCCAGGTCGGATCGCTGATCCACGGGCAATATACGACCGTCATGCACAAGCCCATGCTGGAGCTAGTCGAAAAGCTCGGCGAGGTGCTTCCTGAGGGGCTCGATTCGCTGTTCTTCTCGAACTCGGGAAGTGAAGCTGTCGAAGCGGCGCTGCGGCTCGCCCGGCAAGCAACGGGACGGCCCAACGTCATCGTTTTCCACGGCGGCTTCCACGGACGCACGGTTGCAGCAGCCTCGATGACGACGTCTGGAACCCGGTTTAGTGCGGGCTTCAGCCCGCTGATGGCGGGAGTGCATGTTGCGCCGTTCCCTACGGCATTCCGCTGGGGCTGGAGCGAGGAGGAGGCAACTGACTTCGCTCTGCGCGAGCTCGACTACCTCTTCGCGACGATCAGCTCACCGAAGGAGACGGCAGCGTTCATCGTCGAGCCGGTATTGGGTGAGGGCGGGTATGTGCCCGGAAACACGCGGTTTTTCCAGGGCCTCCGCGAGCGCGCCGATCAGCATGGGATCGTGCTGATCCTCGATGAGATCCAGACGGGCTTCGGCCGCACCGGCAAGTTCTTCGGCCATCAGCACTTCGATATCAAGCCCGACGTCATCACGATTGCCAAGGGACTGGCCAGCGGGTTCCCGCTCTCCGGGATTGCCGCACCGGAAGCGTTGATGGCCAAAGCCTGGCCTGGCTCGCAGGGTGGCACGTACGGCGGAAACGCGGTTGCTTGTGCCGCTGCCGTCGCGACGATCGATGTCATCCGTGACGAAGGGCTGGTAGACAATGCCGCCCAGCGCGGGACGCAACTCTTGCACGGTGCGGCGAATCTGGCCACCAAAGCTATCGGTGACACCCGTGGCCTCGGCCTGCTCGTGGGCAGTGAGTTCGTCGACGAGAACGGCAAGCCCGACGGCACGAAAGCCGCAGCAGCTCAACAACTTGCCGGGAAGAAGGGGTTGTTGCTGCTGATGTGCGGCGCGTACATGAACACCGTGCGCATGATTCCGCCGCTGATCGTGACAAGCGAGCAGATTGACGAAGGTTTGAGCATCTGGGAGGAAGTGCTCGCCGAGATCTGA
- a CDS encoding NAD-dependent succinate-semialdehyde dehydrogenase, whose translation MPPTAQEEREAIASVPTGLFVGGQWRETEKTFAVTDPSTGETLCDVADANPDEAMAALDAAAKAQAGWAATPARERSEILSRAHQLLIDEKERLALIMTLEMGKPLAEARGEIGYAAEFFRWFAEEAVRIDGGFMPSPAGNARFLVTRQPVGPSILITPWNFPMAMGTRKIGPAIAAGCTSIIKPAEFTPLSMLALAEILQRAGLPDGVVNVVTTTNPSKVMPPLIYDPRSRKLSFTGSTEVGKILLEQCSKTVMRTSMELGGNAPFIVFEDADIDEAVNGAMAAKMRNIGQACTAANRIYVQRAVADEFVSKLSERMGALEMGRGTEDGVVVGPLIEQAAIDKVTQLVADATDRGANIVLGGERPERPGYFYPATLLTGVPDDAEMANTEIFGPVAAVSVFDTEEEVVSRANNTPFGLVAYVYTENLRRGLRVCEALESGMVGLNQGVVSNPAAPFGGVKESGLGREGGFTGIDEFLEVKYVGVQM comes from the coding sequence ATGCCCCCCACCGCTCAGGAAGAGCGCGAAGCGATCGCGTCGGTCCCTACCGGTCTGTTTGTCGGCGGGCAATGGCGCGAGACCGAGAAAACTTTCGCGGTTACCGACCCCTCGACCGGCGAAACGCTGTGTGACGTCGCGGACGCGAATCCTGACGAAGCGATGGCTGCGCTCGATGCAGCCGCCAAAGCCCAGGCTGGCTGGGCCGCCACTCCCGCTAGAGAACGCAGCGAGATCCTCAGCCGCGCCCACCAACTCCTGATCGATGAGAAAGAACGACTCGCTCTCATCATGACGCTCGAGATGGGCAAGCCGCTTGCGGAGGCACGCGGCGAAATCGGCTATGCCGCCGAGTTCTTCCGATGGTTTGCGGAAGAGGCTGTGCGCATTGACGGAGGGTTCATGCCTTCGCCAGCCGGTAACGCACGCTTCCTCGTGACACGCCAGCCTGTCGGACCCAGCATTCTGATCACACCGTGGAACTTCCCGATGGCCATGGGCACGCGCAAGATCGGCCCGGCGATTGCCGCCGGCTGCACCTCTATCATCAAGCCCGCCGAATTCACGCCGCTCTCCATGCTTGCTCTCGCTGAAATTCTGCAACGTGCCGGACTTCCCGACGGCGTAGTCAACGTTGTCACCACAACGAACCCCAGCAAGGTGATGCCGCCGCTCATTTACGACCCACGCAGCCGCAAGCTGTCCTTCACCGGATCCACCGAGGTCGGCAAGATCCTCCTTGAGCAGTGCTCGAAGACAGTGATGCGTACATCCATGGAACTTGGGGGCAACGCGCCCTTCATCGTCTTCGAGGACGCAGACATCGACGAAGCCGTGAACGGCGCGATGGCGGCAAAGATGCGCAATATTGGGCAGGCGTGCACCGCCGCCAACCGCATCTACGTACAGCGCGCTGTCGCCGACGAGTTCGTCAGCAAACTCAGCGAGCGCATGGGAGCGCTGGAGATGGGGCGCGGCACAGAAGACGGTGTTGTAGTCGGGCCACTCATCGAGCAGGCGGCGATCGACAAAGTGACTCAGCTCGTGGCTGACGCAACTGACCGCGGCGCCAATATCGTCCTCGGCGGCGAGCGCCCCGAACGGCCAGGCTACTTCTACCCCGCTACTCTTCTGACCGGCGTGCCCGACGACGCTGAGATGGCGAACACAGAAATCTTCGGCCCCGTCGCGGCCGTAAGCGTGTTCGATACAGAGGAAGAGGTCGTCAGTCGCGCGAACAACACGCCGTTCGGGCTAGTGGCGTACGTCTATACAGAAAATCTCCGACGAGGACTCCGTGTCTGCGAAGCCCTCGAATCGGGCATGGTGGGGCTGAACCAGGGAGTCGTCTCGAATCCGGCGGCACCGTTTGGTGGTGTCAAGGAATCCGGGCTCGGCCGTGAGGGCGGATTCACCGGGATCGATGAGTTCCTTGAGGTCAAGTACGTGGGCGTGCAGATGTAG
- a CDS encoding fatty acid desaturase family protein — MVALPLIGFFGEDAGRPGSAPVRTLKGIPLIRNASFVRGAEAQHSEPVRLTAEQVEEFGRALDAIRERVLADLGERDRDYIYKVIRAQRAFEAAGRGLFFLGFIPPVWIAAVASLSMSKILDNLEIGHNLMHGQYDFMRERGLNSRVYEWDIVVQADLWRYSHNYRHHTFTNVVGQDRDIGFGVMRLDEDQPWHPFFLLNPVIAAAIVTLFEWLAALHVLELDHSVLPGDRWTNLKKVSRHWWEKIAPQAAKDYVFFPALTGPLFPLTIAGNAVANIVRNLWVGNLIYCGHFPAGAQTFTEEEIAGEGRGEWYLRQLLGSANFTGSRLLHILSGSTGFQIEHHLFPDIPSCRLPDISREVQELCAQFGVPYNTGPLPKQMFSAWKKICKLALPPSLVKPEKVRTVMVERKSSQA, encoded by the coding sequence ATGGTGGCTCTACCGCTTATTGGCTTCTTCGGGGAAGATGCCGGGCGGCCTGGCTCAGCACCGGTTCGCACACTCAAAGGAATCCCATTAATTCGGAATGCCTCTTTTGTTCGGGGCGCTGAGGCACAGCATTCGGAGCCGGTGCGGCTGACGGCTGAGCAGGTGGAGGAGTTCGGGCGCGCTCTCGACGCTATTCGCGAACGGGTGCTGGCGGACCTGGGTGAGCGTGATCGGGATTACATTTACAAAGTCATTCGTGCTCAGCGGGCATTCGAAGCCGCGGGCCGCGGACTTTTCTTCCTCGGATTCATTCCGCCGGTGTGGATCGCCGCAGTCGCTTCGCTGAGTATGTCGAAGATTCTCGATAATCTAGAAATCGGCCACAACCTGATGCATGGCCAGTACGACTTTATGCGCGAGCGGGGCCTGAATTCTCGGGTATACGAGTGGGACATTGTCGTACAAGCCGATTTGTGGCGTTACAGTCATAACTACCGTCACCACACATTTACGAACGTAGTGGGTCAGGATCGCGATATCGGCTTCGGCGTGATGCGGCTTGACGAAGATCAGCCATGGCACCCGTTCTTCCTGCTCAACCCTGTCATTGCGGCCGCGATTGTCACTCTGTTCGAATGGCTGGCTGCCCTGCATGTCCTTGAACTAGATCATTCAGTGTTGCCCGGGGACCGCTGGACGAACCTGAAGAAGGTGTCCCGGCACTGGTGGGAGAAGATCGCACCCCAGGCCGCGAAGGATTATGTCTTCTTCCCCGCGCTGACGGGCCCGCTGTTTCCCCTGACAATCGCGGGCAATGCGGTGGCAAATATCGTCCGGAACCTGTGGGTCGGCAACCTGATCTACTGCGGGCATTTCCCGGCGGGCGCTCAGACTTTCACGGAGGAAGAGATCGCCGGGGAGGGGCGCGGCGAGTGGTATCTGCGGCAACTGCTTGGCTCGGCGAACTTCACCGGGTCCCGGTTGCTTCATATTCTTTCCGGCAGTACGGGTTTTCAGATCGAGCACCATCTCTTTCCGGACATCCCGTCATGCCGCCTTCCTGACATCTCACGCGAGGTGCAAGAACTCTGCGCCCAGTTTGGTGTGCCCTACAACACGGGTCCGCTGCCGAAGCAGATGTTCTCGGCGTGGAAGAAGATTTGCAAGCTGGCGTTGCCCCCGTCACTCGTGAAGCCCGAGAAGGTGCGCACTGTTATGGTTGAGCGCAAATCTTCCCAGGCTTAG